Sequence from the Mytilus galloprovincialis chromosome 10, xbMytGall1.hap1.1, whole genome shotgun sequence genome:
tctcgtttACTTTTATCCATTAAATCTGTGTATCCATACTAATTCATGTAAAGGGCTATATATTAAGATTAAAATTATGCACGTTATTAgaacattttgttgttttttaagtTAAAAGGAAGAGCATgtcagatagaaaaaaaaaaaattaaaaaattaacaaattaaatgaaaatgtcaGATATTCCGGTTCATTGTGATATCGGTCATGTAAGTACACGTGTACACATTGATTATTTCTAGTAAAAACGTGTTAAATGAAGTGATTCAACTAATTAATTATTCTGTTTCATTAAGAAAAATCATTTTATAGGTCACTCTTTATACAATACTGTAATCTGAGCTAACtgaaaacatgtaataaaaatgTTGCAATTGTAATAGTGCTATCAATATTCAATGAATTTCGATGTTTGCATGTAATTGTGAAATAAAACACCTTTTTGATTATGATCAAGACTACACGATCTAGATAGAATGAAGGTTGTGACTGAACATGTTATTAAACTCTCAGATGCAGTGCAAGTTTCACCTTAAAATTCTCAgacaatatttttacattttgctCTTATAATTTTCCCTacttacttttgatttttttgttttgtttagaactTTAATTAAGTCTTCTTGCAATTGaccttttttaaaaatttatcttGAAGATAAGAGTTTTCCATTGTTCCATTTTCCATCAAGTATTGCTTTGAGTGATAAACTATCTTGAAATATGGAAGATCTTTAAAATTCGATGTAAGATACATCTATTCGTTTCGACTTTCCAAGTGCATCAATCATATTAACGTTTGAAAAAGATCAGTGTGGTGACAGTCTTTGAATATTAGGTAAACCGAACAAACAGAACATTCTGACAATTGCTGAAATGCTATTGTATCAATCGTAGGCCGAACTAACCAACTTATTGATAGAAGCTAAATCCAAACAGTTGGTCCTGCAAACATACATGATAACATAACGTACATATGATATATTGTTCGGAATAAAAATCATATGTGATGTATACGTCCATTAGACAACAGTACAAACAAAAAAGGATTCAACAGAAATCTAGAGGGCAGGTACTTTTATTACAATGGGCACAGTATATGTCAATATAGATTTAAGTCGTCCAACAGTTGCGAATAGATTTTAACAGACAGTATCTGTCTATAACAACCGAgtctttaaatgacaaaataaaacattcagATATAACAAACAACAACTGCTTTAATTGTGCCTACTTTTAGACATTAAAACACTAGTTGATTCCACCGTTGTGTGGGTGGCTATTGATCTATGTACTTTACTGGCCTGGTAACCCATCGTTCGTCACGCCATCACACCAGACAATAAAGATTACTAGACCATTGTAACCAAGCTAGATCCAAGATGGTCTCtgaattaatttgatatttgtgtGATAGAACAGCTTATCTAGATTATAAACAGTATAACTGCCTTTCAAGGAAaattacttaaacatgttaaacacattTGAAAATGTGTCTGAAGAGAACCTGATTATCAGAAGAGAAACGGAACTAACTTGAAAtacaaattgattaaaaaattgaTAGAACTCGAACTATTGATTTAGCGTAGGACCGTTTAAAAGTGAACGaggatacatatttttttttatattattttgtatacaTGTGTATCTAACTATATATTACTGAATGAAAACCACAAAAGTGATCAAGTGTCTGAATTACATTTGAGAATTAAAAGTGATACGCTCGATTTCACCTGTGTTAGTTCCAATACACTAGTAGTTAAAATAGGTCAGAACATCATTAGAACCTCAAAGCACAAACATGGTGCTGTGAGATTATGACTCGAATAAGATAAATTATTTAGATAGACTTGATGCAAATTATTGACGTGAAATAAGTTCAAAAATGATTGGTCCTATctcttgtacatgtacaaataacgGGCAAACTGAAACCCATGGTCACTACTGGAAAGAATAACAGTGATTCAAACTGTGAATATCGAAGTctaaatttttatcaaatacatATGCATTATCGTATGTATCATCAATGTCACAaacaaatgtataaatgtatatttgtatAACTGGAAAGCCTTTTTGGGTTGCTGTGATCATACTTATATAGTAACTATAACATATATCTAGTATTTTTAACTAAGCAAATAACATTTGTCTTTTGAAGGACAATTCAAAATTGAGAGGACATTAAAAAGCATTCTAGTGGATTAACCTTCAGAAACATTGTGCAAATAATATTCTTCCCTTGAGTTAATGTCAATATAAAGATAAAGGAACTTCATTCCTCTAGTGTAATGAGAATCAGTCTATTTCTTTTGAATATAGTTGTTTTAACCATGGTTGTCTCAGATACTATGTACATTATATCTCAGCTTAACCTGTGCATGTTTATAAATATCCAATGTTAAGGGGGAATAGTTCATAGGGTCAAATGAGTCTATGACAGGATTTTTCATTGATCAAATTTCTAATTAAGAATGTCTTGTTTCTATTCAAAGGAATGACAGTAGTTTAATTACGAACTCATAGAATTTTtgataaattacacaaaactctaacatacatgtacagttgtctcattggcaatcatgccacatcttctttttttatatatatatattttttattattattagtacTTAAACTGTGCATGAAATTTAACCAACAATGTTAattagtttttcaaatatttttaccttCCCTCCGTTGGGTTTAAATTAACTTTAAATCCCTAGTTTTCTGTCATTGTAGGAAACAAACATGTACTTTGTTTGATACTCAACCCGACTATACAGAATATAGGGTTTTAATTGTAGTCGTGTCTTTTCTCATCTTCTTCATCTTGGGTTGGACACTGTACTTGCTGTACGATGACATACATTTTGAATAGCTTGTACGTCAGCTGATATTGTCAGTcataaaggataaaaaaaatacgGGTACCCTCAATGCAGTTACaacaatatgtttttgttttatacctCTAAATATGTGACAGCTTcacgactttttttttaaacctctAAATATGTGAAAGCTTCACGACTGGCATATCCAAATGATAATGTGAAAGAAGGGATTGCAAcgtgtatttttttcttctgaaattaAGCAAAGGAGTGTAAGATCTGAAAACTAGTTAAACGACTATATTCTGATAAAGTCACCGGTTCTAATTATCGGTCGTTGATATTTACACAGAATTATTATATGAAAAGTTGTTCagaggttgtcatttgttgatgagGTCATACAtgtacgtgtttctcgtttcttcttttttttagacAGAAaagactggtttttttttctgtttgaatggtttgacactagtcattgtttgggccctttatagcttgctgttcggtatgggCCAAGTCTCCGTGAttaagaccgtattttgacctacatgtataatggtttgcttttacaaattatgacttggatggagagttgtctcgttggcactcacatATTAGTATACCTATTATATATTagtataatacaatacaatacaaaactTTATTGTTAATAAAAAACGCCCTAGGGGGcagtatttgtaaaattataaaacaaaatgtacagTATATCTCTACTAGATAGTTCCTGAAGTTTTTCCAAACTGGAAATTAACAACAGaccccccccctatacctctagccaatgtagaaaagtaaacgcataacaatacgcacattaaaattcagttcaagagaagtccgagtctgatgtcagaagatgtaaccaaagaaaataaacaaaatgacaataatacataaataacaacagactactagcagttaactgacatgccagctccagacttcaattaaactgactgaaagattatgatttcatcatatgaacatcagacacaatccttcccgttaggggtttagtatcataccatcataacatatatgagaagaacataacccgtgtcatgccaacaactggtttttgaataaatgtgtttagttccgatgcaaagaccctataagggaatcaatattaacgccaaaatatgcaatctttaatgacctgacaacagtatcgtaactatatcccttcttaataagtctattcaaaggttttgttagtttttgaggtgaatactgacacctttgtgctttataaagaatatttccataaaaaattggattcATGATTTGTACTTTTCAGGTCCAGGACCAGCAAAATATTTACTACCAAATACAGTAGGTACAAAAGAAGTTGATGTAACAAAAAAAGGAGCACCCTCATTTACGTTTGGATCGAGATATTTTTGTAAGTATTCTGACAAACCTTCTATGTATCCGCTTgtattatatcaatatatataaatgcaaaATCACCTGTCAAAGTTACGAAGTATATCACCATATTTTAAAAGTTCTATTACATGTATTCATTTGCTTCTTTCGATcttattgtttgtgttttaacACTTTTGAAATGGTATTGTAGGTGTCAATACTCAGGATAAATAAACGTGTTTTAACGTATTctgaaacatttatttgtttgtgttttttcgtGATTTGAATATGTTAtgtggattgctgtctcattcaGGTGACACATATTCTCTaattccttttattcatatatatatatatatatataaagtgaaaTTAATCTAAAGAAAATGCACCCCAGATGAAAAGACACTCAAAAGCAGACACAGAATGTCAGGGTTACTAAATATACTTTGTTCAATATTTTAGCCTATGGTTTGTATACTTTTGTAAATAAAGCTCACTTTGGGGATATTTTTATACTACTATCAATAAGGAACTCAACTAATTTTACTGATTTTAAGCTTAGAAATTCCATCTTTTTAATTATATCATGAAATTAATTTCGTATGATAAATCCTGAATCtactataaataaaacaaaaatgttaatataTAGTGCTTTCGGCTCAGCTTCAGTTCTGTAAATTCTTTGGAGGATCTATATTTTTCATTCTTTGGTATCTTGTATGGCTTTCATCATTAATAATGATAATATACAAAGCCTCTTTCTGACTTTGCTTCATTATAACCTTTATTTCAGCCAATGAATTCAAACGCATGGGTAAAGTAACCAGAGTGCCAGTAGTAGAATTAAGCTAGCTATTATTATATTACTGAATGACTATTTtcgttttcgtttattttttttgtttgtatatgaTTACATTTCTCTGAAAGTTTTTGAATTTCtagttttgtttaatataaacTATAATATCTATTCAGTTTGATTCCCTTTCAAGTTCAATGTTATATAAAACtttgtttctttatttacttAATTTCCACTAAATTCAGTTTATTTTTACAGGTGAAAGCTATGTACGCTCATATCttttaaactttatatatatagcattttcttttattaagtATCTTTTAGCTCGATCTTGACAACTTAGCGTACAAAGAATCAAAATAAAGAATTGTCTTCGTAAAGTATTGCTTCGAAGAATTTTAAATTAATCGGAGTCTGAAAACCAATACATATAGGTTTTAATCCTTACAACAAATGTGCTAATCTACGAATGACATGCTCGCTAAGTTGTCAAGGTTGATTTTGAATCAAAGAAAGGGGGTTGTTAGTCAATGCCTTTACGTTCATATATATTGTTCATCTACATCTACAGAAATTTGTATGTGAGTGTTTGCTATCTGTCCTGTGGCTTTTTTAAGTAGCAGCAAACATCCAGATGATTCCCAGTTTTCTTTATATTAGCTCATCGTGTACAATGTGTTTTCCTTGTATATTTTAGCTCGCAACAAGACAATAGTATAGTTAGGTGCTTGAACGAATCCATTTTAATTACTTGTTGTAAGTGATTTATCGTCAAATACCAAGAACCTTGACAAAAGCGGGAGAATAAGTTAAATGAACAGAAGACATTtatgtcagttttttttaattgcaacaaTACCTTATTTTATTTTCGATTCCTTCGCTTATAGCCAGATAAAAGAGTTTTAAACAATTTACTATAGTGCACTATGCGATCTTCAACAATCAGAAAAACCCGTACCATTAAGTAATCTTTAAATGTATCAAACATAAGCATTATTACTAAGACCATACACTAACACCTGGAAAAAACACACTTAAAAcgggaaaattatagaaaacaaaaggATATTAAATAAATCGCTCGATCAATGGTTATTAAAAATTTTTGATGCACGTATATATTCAGAAAGACTTATATACCTGTAGTCAATTCCCTTTATGACTGAAAATACCATTTATTATAATAGTCAATTCGTAATATTTACCAAACAACCACATCAAAATTCACATATATTTGTACTCACCCGGGTAGGTTTATGTAATTCCAGGTTATAATTAAGGTATCTTATTTATTATAGTTCcttttatacatacatatatataataatatatattttacgtATACGTATATAATACATATACATTTCCTGTAATCATATTTAATCTGTGTATTACAGTGGATAAAAGTTTTAGTCCAGGTCCAGCTTATAACGTTGACAGTTCATTTACCTCCAAGGGGCGAGGAGGAGGTCCAAGTTACAGTTTTGGTGGTCGTATCAAAGAACCAAGTGAGTATACATAggtgtttaaaaaattaaataatcaaataaaattttttatataaatcttctTGTGAGTAAAGCACAGAGGATTTGGACATCTATAGCTAAGAATACGGTTCTCAAAAATACATTACATATTGATGAAAAGTTATATCTAGGATCTGACATCAAGATCAAGTTTTCCAAATAACATTACATTTTTGTTGAAGTTCACACACAGGGACAGGCACGTGCATACATTTAAATCCCTTTTAACTCACTAGATTTCTTGTACTATCCAtacttacaatatatatatacatcgcAGTTTATAAACCAATACTTCAGTTTGATATGCTTGAAGCGTTCTTCGTGCCTGTATAGATATGATAAGATacggtttgagtgccaatgagacaaatctccatccaagtcacaatttttaaaagaaaaaccactgtaggacaaagtacggtcttcaatacgCGGCCTTGAGCCACACATAACAGTACgttatagagggccccaaaaaAATGACTAGTGCACTATTTAAACggcaaaaccaacggtctaatctatataaaaaacgagaaacaattatgaaccacatcaacaaccgACAACTATTGAAAATAAGATTCATGACTTTGGAccggtgcaaacaaatgcagcatgTTTAAACGTTTTATTAAGTACCAACATTCACCCTTACCCGAAACAAGAGTGtaatatcacaacatagaaagccacaatatgaaatatcaattgcaatggcttaactcaatcagaagacatataaacacaagtgaacatacactgaacaaataaatttgatctatgacacaatgtaaatacaaaatcaaaataataagcGCTTCGGTGCATCACATTTTCAAAGTGTTATTTTCCATTTCTAATGAATATATGCTTACAAATACTATGATAAACCTTTCTGACACCGTTGAATTCAAGTTAGCTTGTGATTGGTCTTCATTGATGTTAATTAAAGTCGGGTTGATTTAAGTTTATGTGGTATTGTATTAGATAAATTAATGTActttatctataaatataaagGTATCATTTATAACACAGGCTATTCGGTTAAGAAACAAAAACTACAAGAATGTTTTGCTTACAATATTAATCTTTATATTTACTTctgtaatgaaatatataaatcaagATAATAAAACACTCAATCATACAATTTAGTTGTACATCTGCACTGAATATAATTTACTAACATTTACTATTTACTAATGTCAGTATAAATGGTCATTTCAGCACGATGGGTGAGTCCAGGACCAGGAGCATACAGTACAGACAGGAAACCATTGAGGGAAATTAATGCCCCTGCATATTCATTAAGTCCAAGAACAACACAACGAAGAATCGATTACACGCCGTCACCTAATGCTTACAGCCTTCCATCAACGATAGGACCTAATGTACCGGGACAAAGGGGAGGATATGCATCATCTATACAGGGAAAAAGCTCTTATATGAATTTCAATGCAGATCTAGCTAAATCACCTGGTCCAGCATCTTACTTTCCAAATAACCAAAACGGAAATAAGAAAAATCCACCGTCATTTTCTATATCGGGACGAGGAAAACCGGAAAAGTACGACAACTCTGTACCGGGTCCCGGTGCCTATAGTCCAAGTATGGTTAATATGACAAGTAGTCCCCGGTATCCTATTGGTGTTCGTCATTCACAGTTCCAAATGCCCGTAATGCCTTTAGCTAATGTGAGCGATTAACAAACGTTGCAATAGACATCATTTTACATCCTTACTATCAGTATTTTGTTTAATGTGATATTTGTCAGACATATAAACTTTTAATAAACCTGTGATTGAAACAATGATACTTTATGTATtgcgaaatatatatattttttctgtaaattttgctTCATTTTTCGTGATCATGGCAAAGTCATATGAAGCATTATTAGAGGAAGGTCATGATTATTCGATGTTACACGTAATGGAACTGTATTCAGAAGACTTCGGGATCTCAAATAATTTCTAATCTTGACAAGATTCGGCtgaatttcaaaattcatttcaGTTTCTGAAATTACATGTGTTTATCATGATTTATTGATTGCCAATCAAACAGGTCATATACAATAATTTAATAATACATTTCACTCATAGACTTGACTGTTTGGAGAATCTTGGTATTCATACATGAAAAGAGTGGTGTGGTTATGCGAAAGACGCTGTACCATGCTATCACTTGGAAAGGGGGGATAATACAAATATGAACTGTGATATATGTGATATTTATCTCACTGTATTAATTATTATCAGTTGATAGTCTTTCTTGACTTCTCTGTTTTGTCATTATTTACACacaataaatctttatttttgattgtttaaTTGTTGAATTATTTCTAATGCATGTTCTACATACattgtaagggagataacttcatACGGTAACAACTGAAGGCAGATAACTTCATACGGTAACAACTGAAGGCAGATAACTTCATACGGTAACAACTGAAGGCAGATAACTTCATAGGGTAACAACTGAAGGCAGATAACTTCATACGGTAACAACTGAAGGCAGATAACTTCATACGGTAACAACTGAAGGCAGATAACTTCATACGGTAACAACTGAATGTGCATATTGACAGTAAATCACTAATGTCTCTTCATCAAACCTGATACTAGCCTTGACGAtcgagacaaacagacaaatgatttCCAAAAACTAAGTATTCCAAAAAATCAATGCTATATCCTTCTGAAATTATAATTGTCTGGCCagcaaatataaataatttataaaatttaacagCGATAAAAGTAACTAACATAAATATGAAACACCAGCACAGCAATGACAAATTACACCAACCAACAATCATCTTAACTCGTCGAAGGTGGAAGTGATAATGAATTTGCAAAATATTATAGAATTATTCAAGTTGTTCAAAATAAATTGGTTGATATAATCTGCAtacttttaatgcaaaaaaatgcaTTGATGATGTTACTTAAGGATATGTCATTATTACCCTAAGCGGGATATGGAGTAAATTTAGGGGACCTTGAAAATTATTGTGTTTGGCATGAAATATCATTTTCCTTTTCGCTATAAGGTGAATTGCTAAGACTCAAGTCCTAAGAATCAATATGTCCTTCCAGGAATCTATGTACATCACGGTTGGCTTAATATTACCCAGACATTAAGGAGGTGTTCAGTTTTAAATTACCATTTCAGTAGTAAAACCCgtttgatacggtgctttttgtccgcaatttgctttttgtccgataattttgctttttgtccgacacttttgctttttgtccgttgctttttgtccgtttcgctttttgtccgataatttcgctttttgtccgacacttttgctttttgtccgttgctttttgtccgttttgctttttgcccgataattttgctttttgtccgacacatttgctttttgtccgttgctttttgtccgttttgcctttttagctcacctggaccagaGGGTTAAGTGAGTTTTTTtaatcacttggcatccgtcgtcgtcgaTAACTTTTAGAAAATCTGAAActaatggcaaaattaaagcaaatatgGCCACAATCATACTTAGGGTATGTAGTTTCAAAAaggtatccgatgaccccgcccaaaaatcaagatggccgccatgtctaaaaatagaacattgtggtaaaatgtagatttcagcttatatctctgaaactaaagcatttagttCTGGGATAAAAATATTCAGCAAGTCATAATCTATAGCCCGAGATTTTTCAGTTACATTAGACAACGCATTttggggttgctgcccctgatattttaattttaaggtaaattagcattttttagttttagtttgattgaaattttattttaaagtcgtTAAAACGAGTAAGCTTACTTGTTATAATAACTTAACTAACAACACAGCTTACTTGTTTTAACGACTTGGCTAACTCGTTTAAACCACTTGACTAACTTGTTTACTTAAAAACTacttattgtaaatacacaatttttatgtgatgtttgataataatataatgattaaatttgttgctattagataataaataaaattgagaatggaaattggtaatgagtcaaagcgacaacaacccgaccatagagcagacaacagccgaaggccaccaatgggtcttcaatgtagcgagaaactcccgcacccggaggcgtccttcagttccCTAAACAAacatgcatactagttcagtgataatggacgtcatactaaactctgaattatacaaagaaacaaaaattaaaaaggatactagactaacaaaggccaggggcacctgacttgggacaggcgcaaaattgcaaagaccctataagtgaatcaatattaaagctaaaatatgcaatctttaatgacctgacaacagtatcgtaactatatcccttcttaataagtttgtttaaaggttttgttagcttttggggtgaatactgacatttttgtgctttgtaaagaatattaccataaaagattggatgtaaaatgcctgaacgtataagatatctgcatgttgagttatatttacgaattgtttccttgtaccgatgataaattaagtaaatgttttgactagtttgttatatcgaaaaccctggtgtaataatttttcagtaatacataaatttctctcgctaaaatctaatacgttgttacatacacgagcgaatcgtacaagttgagatacataaacaccataagatggtgacaagggaacgtcaccatctaaacaTGGATAATTTTAAcaataagaaatgaaaaatcatc
This genomic interval carries:
- the LOC143048533 gene encoding ciliary microtubule associated protein 1A-like isoform X1, with protein sequence MAPGAEENGQRKKVMIQAEYTGPGPAKYLLPNTVGTKEVDVTKKGAPSFTFGSRYFSNEFKRMVDKSFSPGPAYNVDSSFTSKGRGGGPSYSFGGRIKEPTRWVSPGPGAYSTDRKPLREINAPAYSLSPRTTQRRIDYTPSPNAYSLPSTIGPNVPGQRGGYASSIQGKSSYMNFNADLAKSPGPASYFPNNQNGNKKNPPSFSISGRGKPEKYDNSVPGPGAYSPSMVNMTSSPRYPIGVRHSQFQMPVMPLANVSD
- the LOC143048533 gene encoding ciliary microtubule associated protein 1A-like isoform X2, producing the protein MPRQRFFKMEPLVQKPTKCPGPAKYLLPNTVGTKEVDVTKKGAPSFTFGSRYFSNEFKRMVDKSFSPGPAYNVDSSFTSKGRGGGPSYSFGGRIKEPTRWVSPGPGAYSTDRKPLREINAPAYSLSPRTTQRRIDYTPSPNAYSLPSTIGPNVPGQRGGYASSIQGKSSYMNFNADLAKSPGPASYFPNNQNGNKKNPPSFSISGRGKPEKYDNSVPGPGAYSPSMVNMTSSPRYPIGVRHSQFQMPVMPLANVSD
- the LOC143048533 gene encoding ciliary microtubule associated protein 1A-like isoform X3; amino-acid sequence: MAPGAEENGQRKKVMIQAEYTGPGPAKYLLPNTVGTKEVDVTKKGAPSFTFGSRYFLDKSFSPGPAYNVDSSFTSKGRGGGPSYSFGGRIKEPTRWVSPGPGAYSTDRKPLREINAPAYSLSPRTTQRRIDYTPSPNAYSLPSTIGPNVPGQRGGYASSIQGKSSYMNFNADLAKSPGPASYFPNNQNGNKKNPPSFSISGRGKPEKYDNSVPGPGAYSPSMVNMTSSPRYPIGVRHSQFQMPVMPLANVSD
- the LOC143048533 gene encoding ciliary microtubule associated protein 1A-like isoform X4, which produces MPRQRFFKMEPLVQKPTKCPGPAKYLLPNTVGTKEVDVTKKGAPSFTFGSRYFLDKSFSPGPAYNVDSSFTSKGRGGGPSYSFGGRIKEPTRWVSPGPGAYSTDRKPLREINAPAYSLSPRTTQRRIDYTPSPNAYSLPSTIGPNVPGQRGGYASSIQGKSSYMNFNADLAKSPGPASYFPNNQNGNKKNPPSFSISGRGKPEKYDNSVPGPGAYSPSMVNMTSSPRYPIGVRHSQFQMPVMPLANVSD